GATTGTATGGGAGGAAATCAGCAATGACGGAACACTGAAAGTACATATATACAGGCTGCTGCTGTTCATTCTGAAATTCATCGCCCCGATAGGCATTGCAATTATATTCATCAACGAACTGGGCCTGTTGAGATAGAGTGAGAACACGAATCCCGTTCGGAGACTTCCTTTACTTCTCGCGAGGCGAGAGACGCGGCATACTGGTTCTGACAGCCATCATTGTCTTGGTATTCTTTGCCGGATATTACCATTCTTACCAAAGGAAACGACAGGCAGCCGGCAAAGAAGACCTCCGCAAATAGACCACCGCCATCGCGGAATATCAATCTTTCATGGCCTCCGTACAGAAAGAAAAGAAACGGCAGCAACAACCTTCTCACAAAGGCAACACCGCATGGAGGGCGGCTGTCACGCCGTTCCCCTTCAATCCCAACACGGCCGACTCCACTACCTTCCGTCGCTTAGGCCTGCCGGATTGGATGACACGGAACATCCTGCGCTACCGCAGCCGGGGAGGCAAGTTCCGCAAAGCGGAAGATTTCAAGAAGATATACGGACTGACGGAAAAGCAATATCTGGCACTTCTTCCCTGCCTCCGTATCGCAGAGGAAGACTTGACGAGGGAAATGCCCCGTCCTCTGTATGCCGCACCTGCAACAGAAAGCCTCATCGGAAACCGGCAGGCGGAGAATTATAAATATCCTCCCGGAACCGTCATCAACCTGAACCGTGCCGACACCGCAGAACTGAAAAAAATACCGGGTATCGGCAGCAACATCGCCCGCCTGATTGCAAGCTATCGCCAACGTTTAGGCGGATTCTGCCGGATTGAGCAGTTGCAGGAAATCCGTCTGAACTATCAGCAACTGCAACCGTGGTTTCACATAGACAGCAGGGAACTCCGCCGCATCAACCTGAACCGCGCCGGTATAGAGGGGCTGCGCAGCCATCCATACATCAACTTCTATCAAGCCAAAGCATTTGTGGAGTACCGGAAGAAAAAAGGTGTGCTCTGCAGCCTCAAACCGTTTGCCCTTTACGAAGAGTTCTCAGAAACAGATTTGGAAAGAATCAGTCCTTACGTCTGTTTTGAGTAACCTGTTATCGTATTCTACCATATTTTATATATTTTTGCAAAAAGCGAAGAAAAGGCGTTCGGTACAGATCATTACAAACTATAAAGACTATAATTATGAAGAAACAGATTCTTTTCCTGTTGCTGCTGACAAGCATCCACATCCATGCAACCTCGCCCATACAAGGCTTGCTGGAGCGTATCGACAAAGGGGCATCACGGAAATTCGTCATCGAACAAGTGAAGTCGGACAAGGACTTCTTTGAGCTGGACCGGCAGAAAGGCAAAGTCGTGGTCCGTGGCAACAACTACGTCAGCATAGCCACGGGCATCAACTGGTATCTGAAATACCATGCGGGGATTCATTTGTGCTGGAACAACATGCAGGCCAAACTTCCCGACAGCCTTCCCCCCGTTCCTGAAAAGGAACGGCACGACACCGACCTGAAGTACAGATACAACCTGAACTACTGCACCTATTCGTACACCATGGCTTTCTGGGATTGGGAGCGATGGGAAAAAGAGATAGACTGGATGGCGCTGCATGGCATCAACCTGCCTCTAAGCATTGTAGGAACGGGAAGCGTATGGCGCAATGTACTTTCCCGGTTAGGTTACAGCAAAGAAGAAGTCAATGAATTTGTGGCAGGCCCCGCCTTCCAGGCATGGTGGCTGATGAACAACCTTGAAGGCTGGGGCGGGCCTAATCCCGACCAATGGTACAGCCATCAGGAACAGCTACAGAAACGCATACTGAAGCGCATGCGTGAATACGGCATAGAACCGGTGCTTCCCGGCTATTCGGGCATGATTCCCGCCAACGCCAAAGAGAAATTAGGACTCGACGTCGCCGATCCGGGAAAATGGTGCGGCTACCGCAGGCCGGCTTTTCTGCAACCTTCCGACAAGAATTTCCGCCGCATCGCCCGCCTCTACTACAAGGAGATGACCCGGCTCTACGGAAAGGCAAACTATTACAGCATGGACCCCTTCCACGAAGGCGGAAACACGAAAGGCGTAGATCTTGACGCTGCCGGAAAGAGCATACGCGATGCGATGAAGGAAGCCAATCCCCAAGCGGTGTGGGTGGCTCAGGCATGGGGAGCATGCCCCTACGACAACATGATAAAAAATCTGCCGGAGGGCGACATGATAGTGCTCGACCTCTACTCGGAAAGCCGTCCCCAATGGGGCGACCCTGCATCCGCCTGGTATCGCAAGCAAGGTTTCGGCCGGCACGGATGGATCTACTGCATGCTGCTGAACTTCGGCGGCAACGTAGGCTTGTACGGCAAGATGGAACATGTGATCGATGAATTCTACAAAGCAAGAGAGAGTGCCTTTGGCGGCACGCTGCAAGGTGTAGGCCTCACCATGGAAGGCTCTGAAAACAATCCCGTGATGTACGAACTGCTGTGCGAACTGCCGTGGCACGGGCGGCGCATCTCCAAAGACCAGTGGCTGAAAAGCTACCTCAAGGCACGCTATGGCAAAACCACCCCGCAAACAGTTGAAGCCTGGCTGAAACTGAGCAACACCATCTACAACAGTCCCAACGCCTCCACACAGCAGGGAACGCACGAATCCGTATTCTGCGCCCGCCCGTCACTGGAAGCATATCAGGTTTCCTCCTGGTCGGAAATGAAAGATTACTATGCACCGGCCGACATCATCCGCGCGGCCGGCAAAATGATAGAAGCCGCCGAAGAATTTCGCGGGAACAATAATTTCGAGTACGACCTGATAGACGTGGTTCGCCAGGCCGTTGCCGAAAAAGGAAGGCTGGTTTACCCCATCGTAGTCAGCGCCTACAAGGCAGCCGACAAACAACTGTTTGAAGCAGCTTCCGCCCGCTTCCTCGAACTGATAGAACTACAAGACAAACTGCTGGGCACGCGCAGAGAGTTCAGGCTGGGCACATGGACAAACTATGCCCGCAACATGGGTGAAACAGATGCGCAAAAAGACCTGTACGAATGGAATGCACGCGTGCAAATCACCACCTGGGGCAACCGCACAGCCGCCAACGAAGGAGGCCTGCACGACTATGCGCACAAGGAATGGAACGGATTGCTGCGCGACTTCTACTACATGCGCTGGAAAGCCTATTTTGACGAACTCCGCAGCACACTGAACGGCAACGCTCCGAAAGAGACAGATTTCTATACACTGGAAGAAAACTGGGCCGGACAGCACAATCCGTACTCCGCAGAGCCTGAAGGGGATGCCACGGACATTGCCAAGGAAGTATATGGCAAAATAACAGACAAGTAATCGCACCTATATATCCAGCGTGCTGCATCTATATATCGGGCGTGCTGCATCTATAGATGCAGCAAACTGGATATATAGATGCAGCAAGCCCGATATATAGCACGACTTTCCGCATCATACCCATACCATAAAAATAACATTCGGACTTAGCACCCTGCACAGAATCCCTTCCATAACGTATGTTAAATATTTATTCAAAAGGTCATGTTTTATGAAACATATCCTTATATTGTAAAAAAAAGCCAGATAAACTTCCCAAAGACTTTCTATACCAAGAAAAACAATTCAAGCCCTACATCGACATGAAAAACAAATTAACGTTATTATCTCTATTTGCCGCCTTCCTGTTGTGCTGCACAGAGCAGGAATCAGACATCGGTAACGAAACCGAAAGATTTTTCAATACGTCCGGAGCCGAGCACCGGCTCAGCCTGATAGCCGATCGGTTGAAACAAAAGTAAGGATACTACAACCTACCGGATACTTACCCGACAGATTATGACGCGCACCATAAACGACCGTGTAGAGCAAAACTGGATGTTCGACTACTTCACAATCTATGCATTACAGAAAAAACCGGCAAGCGGACTCTCCATTGTACCGGAACTGCCCTTGGCTTCTACCCGTTCGATCAGTGGAACGATCACCGAGCACTGCAACCATATTATATCGTATGCCGGAGAATATGAAACCGATCAAGGATATTATTGCTGGTATGAAGTCGATATTTATTGCATAGCCGAAAACTTCGATGTGTTTAAACCGGGGGGAGGCGGCAGCAGCGCATTTGGGAACGGTTATATGGAAAATGATTACTACGGTGGTGGAGGAGGAAACAACTCTGCCAAACAGAACGAAGACAGATCACCCTGCAATGCGGCAAACCAATTGTCAAATGACGCCGCATTCAAGGCTAAAGCAAACAGTCTGTTCAATGCAACAAAAAACTATCGTACCGGCGACACCGAGAACGGATGGATAAAGACCACAACGAAACAATACATATCTCCATCAGAAAGGACTGCAAAAAGCATGAAATACCCCGACCTGACCGGCAAGAAGATTACAGAAGAGTATCACAGCCATCCCACCGGTTCATGCATTCCATCTTTTGCAGACTTGAAAGTCTTGGCTACGAGATATAAGAAAGGGCAAATAGATGTGGCAAACTTCTCTTATGGGGTAATCAGTAGTATGGGATGTTTCACGATGGTGATTACGTCGGAAGAAGCATTCAAGGGCTTTGCGGAAAAAATACTGTATGATCCTAAAATAAAGATAGCTTATAATAAGATGCACGAAATAGAGAATACTAATGGCGTTGATACGGCTATAGCCAAATTCATAGACTTTTTAAAAAAAGCGGTTTCAGGCTTAGATGTATTATTTAGTGCTGCATCCTATGACAATAACGGAGATGCCGCTTTAAGCAATTGGCAAGCCAAGGATAGTAACGGAAGTGCAGGTATTTCAAACTATAATTGCAATTAACCAACTAAATGAAAATGATTATGAAACGAATTTGTATGATTTTAGTCTTTGTACTTGCTTGTATAGAAGTATTTTCTCAAGCAAATTATGATGCTTTTGTAGGAACATGGGTGTATCAGAAGAATGATACGGTATTTAGGATTAAATTGCAAAAAGGTACAATGGAATTTGGAACAATGGGAGATGTACCCGGAATCTTTGGAGGATATTATCTCAGCGTAAAAGGAGTTGTGAAGGAAGATTACATTAAAACAATGCCGACAACATGGGATGCCGGTGTTTCTGCTCCATCAGGTAATATCTATATTGATGGATTTAGTATTACTCCTAATTATTTAGGCTTTACCTTTTATGACCAACGCAAGCAGCATATAAACGGTACGGGGATACCGGGTGGAAAAATGAGACTTATTGCCCCTAATAAGCTGCATTGGGAATTGAATGAGGAAGAAGGTCTATGGGCCATACTGGAAGGATCGGGTGAAGATATGACACCCAGAGGATTCTCTGTACCTGCCGATGTTATAATGACTAAAGAATGAGATGAAACGAATTAGTGCGATTTTAATCCTTGTATTTGCTTGTATAGAAGTATTCTCTCAAGCAAATTATGATGCTTTTGTAGGAACATGGGTGTATCAGAAGAATGATACGGTATTTAGGATTAAATTGCAAAAAGGTATTGTAAAAACTTCCATAGCGGCTTATAGTAATGTTTTTGGCGGTTATTATCTTTGCGTAAAAGGAATAGTCAAGGAAAACTATATAAAAACGTTACCGACTATATGGGATGTTAAGATGTCCACTTCTGCTCCTTCATATAATATATATATTGATGCCTCCAGTAATACTCCTAATTACTTAGGTTTCACATTCTACGACCAACGCAAAAAGCATATAAATGGTAAAGGAATACCGGGTGGAAAAATGAGACTTATTGCTCCTAATAAGCTTCATTGGACATTGGATGAAGAAGATGGTCTATGGGCCATACTGGAAGGATCGGGTGAAGATATGACACCCAGAGGATTCTCTGTACCTGCCGATGTTATAATGACTAAAGAATGAGATGAAACGAATTAGTGCGATTTTAATCCTTGTATTTGCTTGTATAGAAGTATTTTCTCAAGCAAATTATGATGTTTTTGTAGGAACATGGGTGTATCAGAAGAATGATACGGTATTTAATGCATCACCCTGCGCAAAAGGTTCTCTATAAAACATGTTAAATATTTATTCAAAAGGTCATGTTTTATGAAATATCTCCTTATATTGTAAAAAAATCTTCCGCATAAGATTTCAATGCAATATAAACCTTCTAAATCATCAATTGTATTATGAAAAAACTTTTATTCTTATTTCTAAATGCTCTTGTGCTGACAATTATGGGATGTGGCAATGACGCTGTTCCTAAGGACGAAGCGTGGGATAGTGAACGTACTATTATCATCGCCTCAAAAAAGTTGTTTGGAGTAGTTCCTAACATTGAGCACCATGTATGCGATTCATTGTATGCTGTCAAGAATGCTTCGAGCGATGAAGAATGGAAAGCTTTCTCAGTCGAAATAGAAAACTTTGACTATCAACCCGGTTATGAGTATGTTTTAAAACTGAACATTCATCACGTGAGGTTGTTTCAAGACGGAATCTGAAAAACTACCCAAAGATTTTCTATATTAAAAAAAAGGTTTGAGTAACTGAAAAACACGATATTATGAGACTAATGTCGGCTCTGTTATATTCCCATCCAGCAAATGTATAGTACGATCCGTTGTCTGTGCCAACCCTTCATCGTGCGTCACGATGACAAAAGTTTGCCCGAAGCGGTTGCGCAAATCAAAGAAAAGGCGGTGCAGTTCTTCTTTATTATGCGTGTCAAGGCTGCCCGAAGGTTCATCCGCCAACACCACGGCAGGATGGTTGATTAACGCACGGGCCACGGCCACACGTTGCTTCTCACCTCCGGACAATTCGTTAGGCTTATGCGAAGCCCTGTCCGCAAGCCCCATAAATTCAAGGATTTCCGTGGCAGCCACCTTCGCCTCCTGCTGTCCCTTCCCGGCAATGAAGGCCGGTATCATCACATTCTCCAAAGCCGTGAACTCGGGCAGCAGTTGGTGAAACTGAAAGACGAAGCCGATGTGCCGGTTGCGGAATGCGGAAAGCTGCTTTTCACCCATACGGTTTACCGACGTATCATTGATAGTCACCAAACCGCTGTCCGGCATGTCCAGTGTGCCCATAATCTGCAACAAGGTGGTTTTCCCCGCGCCGCTGGGCCCGACAATGCTGACTATCTCTCCCTTTTCTATCTTCAGGCTGATGCCGCGCAGCACCTGCAAGCTTCCAAAACTTTTCGCAATATTGTCCAACTGAATCATAATCTGCCTAATTAAACTTTTTGTCACCTATATTGAGGGCAAAAGTATGGAAATATTCGGCAGAACGCACTTATCTCATTGCATTACTGTGTTAATTTTTACTATATACAGTATTCTTCTTAAAGTTTATTAATACATTTGCACCAACAAAACATAAGCAAACAGCATGGATAATACACCTGACTACCAACAATTAGAACAAAAGTTGGAGAAGGCTAAGCAAACTGCCTTCGGGACCAACATGGGCCATGATATAAGGACTCCTCTAAATGCCATTACCGGCTTTGCAAGACTGATGCCCGAAAGTGGCGACAAGGCATCGAAAAGCTTCAACGCTTATAAACCGAAACCCATCAACAGAAACGCTTTGAAAGAGCGAATCACAAGATTGCCCGGACGATAAACAGATCAAGATAACAACTGGAAGCGACATTGACCTCATTCAATGTCCGGGCCTCCTTTATTATTAAATAATCAGAGACTATAAAAACATAAATATGTATAAAAGAACTTTTAGCCTGTTGGCATTACTCCTACTCTTGGTGGGGCAAAGCATCCGGGCACAGATTACGGAGTGCAAAGGCATAGTCCGTTCGGCAGAAGATAACCAACCGATTGTCGGAGCCTTAGTAAAAGTAGTAGGAACTACCGATGGAGGCATCACCGACTTGGAAGGACGGTTCTACATCAAGAACCTTTCATCCGGCAGCTCTCTCCGGCTGCAAGCGTCCTCAATAGGCTACAAGACTCAAGAGATACCTCTGAAAGCCTACAATGAAATCGTAATGCAGGCCGAGAACCAGATGCTGGACGAAGTGGTGATAGTGGCCTACGGAAATTCCTCCAAGAAAGCCCTGACGGGTGCGGTGGCACAAATCAATGAAAAGGCATTGCGATCGCGTGCGCTTACCACTCCACTCAGCGCCCTTGAAGGAGCAGCCCCCGGTGTGCAGATAGCCAACAACATGGGTGACATGAACCATCCGGGGTTCAGCATGACCATCCGCGGGCTGGGCTCCGTGAACGGCAGTTCCGCCCCACTGATTGTGCTGGACGGACTGGTACTGGAATACAGCGATGTGTTCAGTGACATCAATCCCAACGACATTGCCAGCATCAGTGTATTGAAAGATGCCTCTGCCACCGCCCTCTATGGTAACCGAGCCGCCAACGGTGTTGTCCTCATTACCACCAAAACAGGTAAGGGCGACCGCCTCAGCGTGGAAGCCAACATCAAGCAGGGCACTTACAGCCGCGGACTTCCCGGCTATGAGAAAATGGGTGTGAAAGACTGGATGGAAACCTACTGGAAAGCTACCCAACGCAGCTATATGGTTGATAAAAACATGACGGCAGCCGATGCCGCAGCCACTACCACCGCCAATCTGGTGAAGAATATGGGTGTCAATGTCTTTGACCGCGCCGATGCTGAAGTGTTTGACGGAAATGGAAACCTGGTTGCCAACATGCTGCCAAGCTATAACGATACCGACTGGATGGATGCCATCACCCGCAACGGCTACCGCCAGGAATACAACGTCAGCGCCAGCGCCGCAACGGAGAAATACGACTTCTACGCATCGGCAGGCTATCTGAGCGAGAACGGGTACATCAAGACTACCGACATGAACCGCACCACGGCACGGCTGAAAGCGAACTTCCGCCCCAACAGTTGGTTCAAGGGAGGCATCAACCTGTCCGGCAACGTGTCCGAGGGCAGCTATCTGGACTATTCGACAGACGGCTTTACAAGCGTAAAGAACCCATTTGTCACGCTGGAACGCATGGCGCCCATCTACTCCTATTACGCCCACAACGAAGACGGAAGCCTTGTTTTGGGCAGTGACGGAAATCCGACCTACAACCTGAACCAAGCCTACCTGGGCAACCGGAACATCATCTACGAGATGTACAACAATGTGCACAAAGCCAAACGTACCACATTGAACGGCGATGTATATGGCACTATCTCTTTCCTGAAGGATTTCAACTTCACCGTTCGCGGCAACCTCTATTCTTTTGCCAACAACAAGCGCGAATATCAAAACGCGGTGAGTGGTGAAGGCATGAATACCGGCATTCTCACCCGTTCGTTCTCCAACTTCAAGCAAATGCGCTTTACCGAGGAGCTGAACTGGGCGCACGATTTTGACAAGCACCATATAGACGCTTTCCTTGCGCATGAAGCCTACAAGCTACACCTTGAAAGCGACAACGCCATTAAAATGGGACAGAAGATGGATATGGTATTTCCTGAGCTGAGCAACTTCAATACCGCAAACACTGTATCCGGCGGCGAGTCGGAATATACCACCGAAAGCTATCTGATGCGCGCCCGCTACAACTATGCCGACACCTACTTTGCCGAAGCCTCTTTCCGTCGCGACGGCTCGTCACGCTTTTACAACCCTTGGGGCAACTTCTGGTCCGTAGGAGCCGCCTGGCTGATAAGCAACGAAGCCTTTATGCAACCCGTCACCGCCGTCAACTCTCTGAAGCTGCGTGCTTCTTACGGTGAAACGGGTAATGACGAAATATCAAATACCAGCACAAACTTCTACCCTTATCAGGCCATCTACGGCGGATATACCGTGGGATATGGAGGCTTCGGAGCATTGACCGTAAAGCAGAACTACAACGAGGCACTTACGTGGGAGAAGAACGCCACTTTTGATGTGGCCGTAGAAGCCCGCCTGTTCAACCGGCTGAATGTAACGTTAGAATACTATGACCGCCAGTCCAAGAATCTGCTGTTCAGCGTCTTCAATCCCTTGTCCGCCGGAGCCACCGACATATATTTTGCCAGTGGCGGCACTAATACCGGCATGTCCGTGGTAAACCGCAATGTAGGCAATGTATCCAACCGCGGCTGGGAGTTGGCCGTCAATGCAGATGTATTGACACAGAAAGACTGGAAATGGAACGTAGGCGTAAACCTTACCCTGCCAAGCAACAAAATCACCACACTGCCCGGTCACACAGACATAGCCAACGGAATACAGCGTTTCTCCGAGGGACACAGCATCTATGAGTTCTACATGACCCAATGGGCAGGAGTGGACCAAGCCAACGGACGGGGAGTTTACATTGCCGACCCGGAACAAGCCACCGAAACCAACCTGGCAAAAGGAAAC
Above is a window of Bacteroides helcogenes P 36-108 DNA encoding:
- a CDS encoding ABC transporter ATP-binding protein; protein product: MIQLDNIAKSFGSLQVLRGISLKIEKGEIVSIVGPSGAGKTTLLQIMGTLDMPDSGLVTINDTSVNRMGEKQLSAFRNRHIGFVFQFHQLLPEFTALENVMIPAFIAGKGQQEAKVAATEILEFMGLADRASHKPNELSGGEKQRVAVARALINHPAVVLADEPSGSLDTHNKEELHRLFFDLRNRFGQTFVIVTHDEGLAQTTDRTIHLLDGNITEPTLVS
- a CDS encoding DUF6705 family protein is translated as MKRISAILILVFACIEVFSQANYDVFVGTWVYQKNDTVFNASPCAKGSL
- a CDS encoding histidine kinase dimerization/phospho-acceptor domain-containing protein; protein product: MDNTPDYQQLEQKLEKAKQTAFGTNMGHDIRTPLNAITGFARLMPESGDKASKSFNAYKPKPINRNALKERITRLPGR
- a CDS encoding DUF6705 family protein translates to MKRICMILVFVLACIEVFSQANYDAFVGTWVYQKNDTVFRIKLQKGTMEFGTMGDVPGIFGGYYLSVKGVVKEDYIKTMPTTWDAGVSAPSGNIYIDGFSITPNYLGFTFYDQRKQHINGTGIPGGKMRLIAPNKLHWELNEEEGLWAILEGSGEDMTPRGFSVPADVIMTKE
- a CDS encoding DUF4377 domain-containing protein, whose product is MKKLLFLFLNALVLTIMGCGNDAVPKDEAWDSERTIIIASKKLFGVVPNIEHHVCDSLYAVKNASSDEEWKAFSVEIENFDYQPGYEYVLKLNIHHVRLFQDGI
- a CDS encoding alpha-N-acetylglucosaminidase, which codes for MKKQILFLLLLTSIHIHATSPIQGLLERIDKGASRKFVIEQVKSDKDFFELDRQKGKVVVRGNNYVSIATGINWYLKYHAGIHLCWNNMQAKLPDSLPPVPEKERHDTDLKYRYNLNYCTYSYTMAFWDWERWEKEIDWMALHGINLPLSIVGTGSVWRNVLSRLGYSKEEVNEFVAGPAFQAWWLMNNLEGWGGPNPDQWYSHQEQLQKRILKRMREYGIEPVLPGYSGMIPANAKEKLGLDVADPGKWCGYRRPAFLQPSDKNFRRIARLYYKEMTRLYGKANYYSMDPFHEGGNTKGVDLDAAGKSIRDAMKEANPQAVWVAQAWGACPYDNMIKNLPEGDMIVLDLYSESRPQWGDPASAWYRKQGFGRHGWIYCMLLNFGGNVGLYGKMEHVIDEFYKARESAFGGTLQGVGLTMEGSENNPVMYELLCELPWHGRRISKDQWLKSYLKARYGKTTPQTVEAWLKLSNTIYNSPNASTQQGTHESVFCARPSLEAYQVSSWSEMKDYYAPADIIRAAGKMIEAAEEFRGNNNFEYDLIDVVRQAVAEKGRLVYPIVVSAYKAADKQLFEAASARFLELIELQDKLLGTRREFRLGTWTNYARNMGETDAQKDLYEWNARVQITTWGNRTAANEGGLHDYAHKEWNGLLRDFYYMRWKAYFDELRSTLNGNAPKETDFYTLEENWAGQHNPYSAEPEGDATDIAKEVYGKITDK
- a CDS encoding SusC/RagA family TonB-linked outer membrane protein, yielding MYKRTFSLLALLLLLVGQSIRAQITECKGIVRSAEDNQPIVGALVKVVGTTDGGITDLEGRFYIKNLSSGSSLRLQASSIGYKTQEIPLKAYNEIVMQAENQMLDEVVIVAYGNSSKKALTGAVAQINEKALRSRALTTPLSALEGAAPGVQIANNMGDMNHPGFSMTIRGLGSVNGSSAPLIVLDGLVLEYSDVFSDINPNDIASISVLKDASATALYGNRAANGVVLITTKTGKGDRLSVEANIKQGTYSRGLPGYEKMGVKDWMETYWKATQRSYMVDKNMTAADAAATTTANLVKNMGVNVFDRADAEVFDGNGNLVANMLPSYNDTDWMDAITRNGYRQEYNVSASAATEKYDFYASAGYLSENGYIKTTDMNRTTARLKANFRPNSWFKGGINLSGNVSEGSYLDYSTDGFTSVKNPFVTLERMAPIYSYYAHNEDGSLVLGSDGNPTYNLNQAYLGNRNIIYEMYNNVHKAKRTTLNGDVYGTISFLKDFNFTVRGNLYSFANNKREYQNAVSGEGMNTGILTRSFSNFKQMRFTEELNWAHDFDKHHIDAFLAHEAYKLHLESDNAIKMGQKMDMVFPELSNFNTANTVSGGESEYTTESYLMRARYNYADTYFAEASFRRDGSSRFYNPWGNFWSVGAAWLISNEAFMQPVTAVNSLKLRASYGETGNDEISNTSTNFYPYQAIYGGYTVGYGGFGALTVKQNYNEALTWEKNATFDVAVEARLFNRLNVTLEYYDRQSKNLLFSVFNPLSAGATDIYFASGGTNTGMSVVNRNVGNVSNRGWELAVNADVLTQKDWKWNVGVNLTLPSNKITTLPGHTDIANGIQRFSEGHSIYEFYMTQWAGVDQANGRGVYIADPEQATETNLAKGNIFQLDNGEYYTYNATYGKEDWSGSALPDCYGSISSELNYKDFTLSLLGTWSIGGKIFDSNYAWLALFNTDKYSALHKDLLNAWTAAPAGITEESTSASRIDANGTPRIDISKEAAYFATTSSPSSTRFLVDAGYFCMKNISLQYRVPQSLVQRMGIQGLSFTGSVENAFTLTARKGLNPQYGFSGTQAVTYVPARVFSISANIKF
- a CDS encoding helix-hairpin-helix domain-containing protein, coding for MASVQKEKKRQQQPSHKGNTAWRAAVTPFPFNPNTADSTTFRRLGLPDWMTRNILRYRSRGGKFRKAEDFKKIYGLTEKQYLALLPCLRIAEEDLTREMPRPLYAAPATESLIGNRQAENYKYPPGTVINLNRADTAELKKIPGIGSNIARLIASYRQRLGGFCRIEQLQEIRLNYQQLQPWFHIDSRELRRINLNRAGIEGLRSHPYINFYQAKAFVEYRKKKGVLCSLKPFALYEEFSETDLERISPYVCFE
- a CDS encoding DUF6705 family protein; the encoded protein is MKRISAILILVFACIEVFSQANYDAFVGTWVYQKNDTVFRIKLQKGIVKTSIAAYSNVFGGYYLCVKGIVKENYIKTLPTIWDVKMSTSAPSYNIYIDASSNTPNYLGFTFYDQRKKHINGKGIPGGKMRLIAPNKLHWTLDEEDGLWAILEGSGEDMTPRGFSVPADVIMTKE